A window of the Thermoflexus sp. genome harbors these coding sequences:
- a CDS encoding DUF488 domain-containing protein has translation MLTIWTLGHSNRGLEEFLGLLRMHRVERVIDVRRFPSSRRHLHFCKPALAAALAAAGIGYLHLPELGGRRAPRPDSPHIAWRTPGFRAYADHMESEDFRRGLERVIEEARRSRVALMCAERFPWRCHRRLIADALTVRGIRVEHILDRDRQVPHQLPPWARLEEGRLIYDGSPVPWGVQGDLFSGD, from the coding sequence GTGCTCACGATCTGGACGCTGGGGCATTCGAACCGGGGGCTGGAGGAGTTCCTGGGGCTCCTTCGAATGCATCGGGTGGAGCGGGTGATCGATGTGCGGCGGTTCCCCTCCTCCCGGCGGCATCTTCATTTCTGCAAGCCGGCCCTCGCCGCGGCCCTGGCCGCCGCCGGGATCGGCTACCTCCATCTGCCGGAGCTGGGCGGGCGGCGTGCCCCGCGCCCGGATTCCCCCCACATCGCCTGGCGGACGCCGGGGTTCCGCGCGTATGCCGATCATATGGAGAGCGAGGACTTCCGGCGCGGGCTGGAGCGGGTGATCGAGGAGGCCCGGCGCTCGCGGGTTGCGCTGATGTGTGCCGAGCGATTTCCCTGGCGCTGCCACCGGCGGCTCATCGCTGACGCGCTGACGGTGCGGGGGATCCGCGTGGAGCATATCCTGGATCGGGACCGCCAGGTCCCGCATCAGCTTCCCCCGTGGGCGCGCCTGGAGGAAGGGCGGCTGATCTACGATGGATCTCCCGTGCCCTGGGGGGTGCAGGGGGATCTGTTCTCGGGGGATTGA